A portion of the Salvelinus alpinus chromosome 33, SLU_Salpinus.1, whole genome shotgun sequence genome contains these proteins:
- the LOC139562870 gene encoding 5-hydroxyisourate hydrolase-like, which yields MSTSRLQHIKDHLLGEYTCAEMAAPYSPLTTHVLNTGMGVPGAHMALSLHRMDPSTSLWNLLTTGTTNDDGRCPGLITRETFTPAVYKMRFETGQYWESLGETSFYPYVEIVFTITDHSQKFHVPLLCSRFSYTTYRGS from the exons ATGAGTACCAGCCGATTACAGCACATAAAGGATCATCTTTTGGGTGAATACACG TGTGCAGAGATGGCAGCTCCATACAGCCCCCTGACCACTCACGTCCTGAACACCGGGATGGGCGTCCCTGGAGCCCACATGGCCCTCAGCCTGCATCGCATGGATCCCTCCACTTCACTCTGGAACCTTCTCACCACAGG GACTACTAATGATGATGGGCGCTGCCCAGGACTCATCACCAGAGAAACGTTCACTCCAGCAGTGTACAAGATGCGCTTTGAGACAGGCCAATACTGGGAGAGTCTGGGAGAGACCTCTTTCTACCCATACGTCGAG ATAGTCTTCACCATAACGGACCACAGTCAGAAGTTCCATGTTCCTCTGCTCTGCAGCCGCTTCTCCTACACTACCTACCGGGGGAGCTAG